One part of the Vibrio palustris genome encodes these proteins:
- a CDS encoding malic enzyme-like NAD(P)-binding protein yields the protein MSDNQANLKEAFRQEALKYHAYPTPGKIAVALTKPADSAHDLALAYSPGVAEPVREIAQNPDNIYKYTGKGNTVAVISNGTAILGLGNLGPQASKPVMEGKALLFKRFAGLDSIDIEVKHRTTEEFINTVASIADTFGGINLEDIKAPDCFEIERQLIERCDVPVFHDDQHGTAIVTAAGMLNAIELQGKQLEDCTIVCLGAGAAAIACMELLIQCGAMREKIYMLDRKGVIHTRRDDINEYKQRFANNTDKRTLDDVIAGADLFLGVSGPDLLTSEQLALMADKPVVFACSNPDPEINPEVAHNTRNDLIMGTGRSDYPNQVNNVLCFPFIFRGALDVRASEINIEMKLAAVDAIRQLAKETVPSDVLKAAGIDNLSFGPAYIIPKPMDARLLPRVARAVAEAAVESGVARIDLPEGYMAD from the coding sequence ATGTCCGATAACCAAGCAAACCTTAAAGAAGCTTTTCGCCAAGAAGCGCTCAAATATCACGCTTACCCGACTCCAGGTAAAATTGCAGTCGCCCTCACTAAACCTGCAGATTCGGCGCATGACTTAGCGCTTGCTTATAGCCCAGGCGTTGCTGAACCTGTCCGTGAAATCGCACAAAATCCTGACAACATTTATAAGTATACTGGTAAAGGCAATACCGTTGCTGTCATTTCAAACGGTACGGCAATACTCGGTTTGGGTAACTTGGGACCACAAGCATCAAAACCTGTTATGGAAGGTAAAGCGCTGCTGTTCAAACGTTTTGCTGGTTTAGACTCTATCGACATTGAAGTAAAACACCGCACTACAGAAGAGTTCATTAATACTGTTGCCAGCATCGCTGATACGTTTGGTGGCATTAATCTTGAAGATATTAAAGCACCGGATTGTTTTGAAATTGAACGTCAATTGATTGAACGTTGTGACGTTCCAGTTTTCCATGATGACCAGCACGGAACAGCCATTGTCACTGCGGCAGGCATGTTGAACGCGATTGAACTGCAAGGTAAACAACTCGAAGACTGCACGATTGTCTGCTTAGGTGCTGGCGCGGCCGCGATTGCCTGTATGGAATTATTAATTCAATGCGGCGCAATGCGCGAAAAAATCTACATGCTCGATCGCAAAGGCGTCATCCATACTCGCCGTGACGACATCAACGAATACAAGCAGCGTTTTGCCAATAACACAGACAAACGTACTCTCGATGATGTGATTGCCGGCGCTGACCTGTTTTTAGGCGTATCGGGGCCAGATCTACTAACGAGCGAGCAACTTGCGTTGATGGCAGATAAACCTGTGGTGTTCGCTTGCTCGAACCCAGATCCAGAAATCAACCCTGAAGTGGCGCATAACACGCGTAACGATCTCATTATGGGAACGGGTCGTAGTGACTACCCTAACCAAGTGAATAATGTGTTGTGCTTCCCATTCATCTTCCGCGGGGCGCTGGATGTACGCGCGAGCGAAATCAACATTGAAATGAAATTGGCAGCCGTTGATGCTATCCGTCAACTAGCCAAAGAAACCGTACCGAGTGATGTATTGAAAGCGGCTGGGATTGATAACTTATCATTCGGTCCAGCTTACATTATTCCAAAACCAATGGACGCACGCTTACTGCCACGCGTTGCTCGTGCTGTTGCTGAAGCGGCCGTGGAATCGGGCGTCGCTCGCATTGATTTACCTGAAGGCTACATGGCCGACTAA
- the priA gene encoding primosomal protein N': MLPSIARVALPVPLDKQFDYVIPSHLFPIIGGRVSVPFGRQTLVGIVTALVSESDFPKDQLKPIYAVLDSQPVWPESLYQLLFWCSQFYHHPLGDTLANAMPTAIRQGKAASFSPYREWSLTEEGRNQFMVGLSARAVQQNRAMYRLESGPVSHSMLLDEDIASTTLKALEKKGWVEMHERQPSVKPWPKQIEADVDKPKLSGEQAIAIAAVNSEPTFACYLLQGVTGSGKTEVYLNMIKPILEQGKQALVLVPEIGLTPQTINRFKRRFNVPIEVIHSGLNDTERLNAWLSARDKAAGIIIGTRSALLAPFADLGIIIVDEEHDSSYKQQDSLRYHARDVAVMRAAKENIPIVLGTATPALETLHNALTGKYHHLHLTQRAGLSVPTTNHVLDVKGLFLESGLSAPLIAQMRRHLQAGNQVLLFLNRRGFSPALMCHECGWIADCKRCDAYYTYHQNSREMRCHHCGSQHPVLHQCGSCGSTHLVTVGVGTEQLETQLSELFPEYKSIRIDRDSTRRKGSLETALQAIRNGEYQILIGTQMLAKGHHFPDVTMVGLLDVDGSLYSSDFRAAERFAQLFIQVSGRAGRSSKPGEVFLQTHHPEHALLQALLNKGYNEFAQTALQERKMAALPPYSYLTLVRAEANDSQQVEDFLRQMRHTFESHPQFNDTCMVLGPTPAPLAKRAGKFRWQLLIQAESRTLMQILLRSAKPAINLLPLAKKVRWTLDIEPQDLS; encoded by the coding sequence ATGCTCCCATCAATTGCCCGCGTGGCGTTACCAGTACCTTTAGATAAGCAGTTTGACTATGTCATTCCTAGCCACCTTTTTCCGATTATAGGTGGGCGTGTCTCTGTACCTTTTGGTCGGCAAACTTTAGTGGGGATCGTGACGGCACTAGTGAGTGAGTCGGATTTTCCTAAAGATCAGCTTAAACCTATTTATGCGGTATTAGATAGCCAGCCAGTGTGGCCTGAGTCGCTATATCAACTGTTGTTTTGGTGCAGTCAGTTTTATCATCACCCATTGGGAGATACGTTGGCGAATGCGATGCCAACCGCTATTCGGCAAGGAAAAGCGGCGAGCTTTAGTCCTTATCGAGAATGGTCTTTAACCGAAGAAGGGCGTAACCAATTTATGGTGGGGCTCTCTGCGCGCGCGGTGCAGCAAAACCGTGCGATGTATCGCTTAGAAAGTGGGCCCGTTTCTCACTCTATGTTGTTAGATGAAGATATTGCATCCACGACGTTGAAAGCGTTAGAAAAAAAGGGCTGGGTAGAAATGCATGAACGCCAGCCTTCGGTTAAGCCTTGGCCAAAACAGATAGAAGCTGATGTTGATAAGCCTAAGCTAAGTGGAGAGCAAGCGATTGCCATTGCTGCGGTCAATAGTGAGCCGACCTTTGCTTGCTATTTACTACAAGGGGTGACCGGTTCAGGAAAAACAGAAGTTTACTTGAATATGATTAAGCCTATTTTGGAGCAAGGTAAGCAAGCTTTAGTCTTAGTGCCTGAAATTGGTTTAACACCACAAACGATTAATCGATTTAAACGCCGTTTTAATGTTCCGATTGAGGTCATCCACTCAGGGCTTAACGATACTGAGCGGCTTAATGCATGGTTGAGTGCCCGGGATAAAGCGGCGGGTATTATTATAGGTACCCGTTCAGCCTTGCTTGCCCCATTTGCAGACCTCGGGATTATTATTGTTGATGAGGAGCATGACTCTTCTTATAAACAGCAAGATAGCTTACGTTATCATGCTCGTGATGTCGCCGTAATGCGCGCGGCGAAAGAAAACATTCCTATTGTATTAGGCACCGCAACGCCGGCCTTAGAAACATTACATAATGCCCTAACAGGAAAATATCATCACCTGCACCTTACGCAGCGTGCGGGGCTATCAGTACCGACAACGAATCATGTACTCGATGTGAAAGGTCTGTTCCTTGAAAGTGGTTTATCCGCGCCGTTGATCGCCCAAATGCGTCGTCACTTACAGGCCGGTAATCAAGTATTATTGTTTTTAAATCGGCGAGGTTTTTCACCGGCTTTAATGTGTCATGAATGCGGCTGGATTGCTGATTGTAAACGGTGCGATGCATACTATACCTATCATCAAAATAGCCGAGAAATGCGTTGTCACCATTGTGGATCTCAACATCCGGTATTACATCAGTGCGGCTCGTGCGGATCGACTCACTTAGTGACCGTCGGGGTGGGAACCGAGCAGTTAGAGACCCAGTTAAGTGAGTTATTCCCCGAGTACAAATCGATTCGTATTGATAGAGACAGTACGCGCCGTAAAGGCAGCTTAGAAACGGCTCTTCAAGCAATTCGCAATGGGGAATACCAAATTCTTATCGGTACCCAAATGCTCGCTAAAGGTCATCATTTTCCTGATGTGACTATGGTGGGGCTATTAGATGTTGATGGTTCATTATATAGCAGTGATTTTCGCGCCGCTGAGCGCTTTGCTCAGCTTTTTATTCAAGTTTCAGGAAGGGCTGGACGTTCGAGTAAGCCGGGAGAAGTGTTCTTGCAAACTCATCATCCAGAACATGCTTTATTACAAGCATTGCTCAATAAAGGCTATAACGAGTTTGCCCAAACGGCGCTGCAAGAACGTAAAATGGCGGCCTTGCCACCATACAGCTATCTAACGTTAGTACGAGCTGAAGCGAACGACTCTCAGCAAGTGGAAGACTTTCTGCGACAGATGAGACATACCTTTGAAAGCCATCCTCAATTTAATGATACGTGTATGGTATTGGGGCCTACGCCAGCTCCCTTAGCTAAACGCGCGGGGAAGTTTCGCTGGCAACTTTTGATTCAGGCTGAGTCTCGTACATTAATGCAAATTTTGCTGCGCAGCGCCAAGCCAGCGATTAACTTATTACCCTTAGCTAAGAAAGTGAGATGGACCTTAGATATTGAGCCACAAGATCTTTCATGA
- the rpmE gene encoding 50S ribosomal protein L31 has translation MKTGIHPEYTDVNASCSCGNTFTFKSTLSKDTLHLDVCDKCHPFYTGKQRIVDTGGRVDRFNKRFGSLTSK, from the coding sequence ATGAAGACTGGTATCCACCCAGAATACACAGACGTGAACGCAAGCTGTTCTTGTGGCAACACTTTCACGTTTAAATCAACACTAAGCAAAGATACTCTACACCTAGACGTGTGTGACAAATGTCACCCATTCTACACAGGTAAGCAACGTATCGTTGATACCGGTGGTCGTGTTGATCGCTTCAACAAGCGTTTCGGTAGCCTTACAAGCAAATAA